Genomic window (Methanobacterium sp. Maddingley MBC34):
AAGCTATTTAACTAAATTCTTATTGTGGTTAAATGAGGATGTGTGATTAAAATGATGGATTTACTCTGGCAACTGGGAATACTCTCAGTGGTAATGGTTTTTGGAATAAAAATTGGATTGGCAATGGGGTTTGCCGGTCTTTCAAAGAAAGTAACAGCAGCTATAATTTTGGGCTATGGTGGGGGCATATTGTTACTCACTTACATTGCTGGTAATTTTATTGACCAGGTACAAAGGTTTGTCTATGCTTACAGTTCTGTTTTAGGTATTGCAATGGCGGCTCTCATTCTTTATGCAGGATTTCATACTCTCAAAGAATGGAAAATACACAAAAAGGATAGTATCACCGCCACCTGCATGGCTATGATTGCACCATGCCCCTGTTGTTTTGGAGCAGCGGTTGCAGCAATTATCATTGCCGCACCAATGATCGGTGCTTCTGCATTTGCTGTGGGGGAATACGCTGCGATATTTTTAATGATAACCATGACTGTTTGTTACCTCATCTCAGGATTATTAGGCAAAGCATTAAACAAGCCCTATCCTGTTCTTTTGGGTAACTTCATGTTGTTTGCAGGGTTCTACTTTTTAACATCTGCTATAGTCATTCCCAACATCAGCACAGTTTTAACCCAGCAAATGAGCCCAGTTGAAATCCCGGACATATGGACATTTGTTTATGCATTGATTACCATCATTGTCCTTGCAGTGGCTGGTTATTACATATCCCGCAAACGAAGTCCTTTCCTGGATCAATCATCAACAACCAATCAAAAATAGTAATAATGGTAAATTTAGGGAAAAGAGTAAAAAATACGCAAAAATTTCAAATTTTAGGTGATTTATAATGGTAGCGATTCCAGGCAGTGAAATGTTAAGCTCAGCTCTGCACGTTATATCCCAAAGCCTTCTTATACCGGTTATTGTAGGGCTTCTAGCCTTCATGCTATATGCAATTATAAGCTTTGGTGGTTTAATATCGGAGTATACTAACCGTATACGAATAAGTACGGATGAAATAGAAAAAATTATCAGTGATTTTACCAATAATGGCACATCCGAAGGAATTAAAGAAGTAATGGATAAAAGTAGTGTTCCCAACAATTATAAAGCCATCATCATCAAGATTGCATCCCACCCTGAACTGGGCAGCAAATCCCGGGAAGCACTGGCTAGAAAACTCATTGAAAAGGAAGAGGCCATGGCTGCCAAGAGTCTGGAAAAAACAGACATTGTAACCCGTTTAGGACCTACTCTGGGTTTGATGGGAACATTGATCCCTATGGGTCCAGGTCTGGCAGCACTGGGTTCTGGAGATGTTAACACTCTGGCCAATGCAATTATCATAGCCTTTGACACTACTGTTGTGGGATTGGCAGCAGGGGCTATAGCTTATGTCATATCCAAGGTCAGAAGAAGATGGTACGAGGAATACCTCTCCAATCTGGATGCTCTATGTGAAGCTGCACTTGAGGTGATGAATCATGGTAAGGCGCAGACACCGTCGTATGCTAGATGATAGTCAGGGAGAAGACCCATCAGCAGGATCAGCCAACTTAGTGGACGCCATGCTGGTACTGGCAGTGGGGTTCCTGATATTCCTGGTAATGTCATGGAACATGCAAAACGTAGTTTTTGCCAACATGACTCAGGATGAACGTCAACAGACCATGGAAGCCATGAAACAGGTGGCTGAAATCAATCAGGGCAGTGAACTCAATGACACACCTCAAACAGAGTCAGGTTCCGGACAGGGATATGCTAAGAAAGGAACGGTTTACCAGGATCCCAATACAGGAAAATTGATTATGGTGCAGGGTTGACCTATGGCGGCATTACGCCGCCAAATGGATCATTCCCCATTATTTCGCATTTTTTTTATATTATTGTTGTTTTTATCATGTAAATCTTGAATTCTAAAGCAGAGGATAGTACTTTTTAATCTCATAATCAGTTACCTGGCGGTTGAATTCAGCATATTCCATCTTCTTCAAGGTTATAAAGCGTTTAAATGAGTGAGGACCCAGGGTTTCCCTCATTAGTTCGGATTTTTCAGTATAACCTATTGCTTCTTGCAAGCTGGAAGGCAAAGTCTCTATTCCTTTCCTAACTCTCTGTTCTTCATTTAAATCGTACAAATTCAACTCCATTGGTTCTGGCAGATTGCATTTTTCTTCGATTCCACTTAATCCTGCCATGAGCGTAACTGCCAGCTGGAGATATGGATTCCCTGAAGGGTCAGGGCAGCGAATTTCAATACGGGTAGCTTCTTCCCTGCCTGGTTGGTATTGGGGAACTCTCACCAGTGCAGAACGATTACTGCGTGACCATGCAATGTAGACTGGGGCTTCAAAACCCGGTACCAGCCGTTTGTATGAATTGACCCAGGGGTTGAGAATAGAAGTTATTTCCTTAGAATATTTAAGAACACCACCCAGGTAGGAACGGGCATATTCTGAAAGATGATAAGGATCATCATGGTCAAAGAAAACATTCTTATCACCATTAAAAAGGGATTGATGAGTGTGCATTCCAGAACCGTACTCATCATTGAGGGGTTTGGGCATGAATGTAGCGTAAACTCCGTGTTTAGTGGCTATTTCTTTAACAGTGAGGCGGTAAGTGACCATGTTGTCAGCCATACGAAGAGCATCATCGTAGCGTATATCTATCTCATGCTGGGAAACCGCTGCTTCGTGATGGGAATATTCCACCCGTATTCCTAGCTTTTTTAAGGCCAATACTGTGTCTCTCCTGAGATCTGATGCCAGATCAAGGGGTGTTAGGTCGAAGTAACCACCGGTGTCCAGTGGTTCGGGTTTTTCAGGGGATTTGAAGTAGAAGTATTCCAGTTCAGGGCCAACGTAAAAATGGTCAAAACCCATTTTTTCCATTTTTTCTAGGGCTCTTTTTAAGACGTAGCGCGGGTCTCCTTCATAGGGTTGGCCATTAGGTTTCAGGATGTCACAGATCATCCTGGCCACCGATTTTTCCTGGGGTCGCCATGGCAGAATGGCAAAAGTTTCTGGATCCGGCATGGCAATCATATCTGATTCTTCAACATCCTGGAAACCAGTGATACTGGAGCCATCAAAACCCATTCCCCTATCCAAAGCATTTTCCAGTTCTTCATTGGTGATGGCAAAACTTTTAAGAATACCATTTATATCAGTGAACCACAAACGGATAAACTCAACATCTTTCTCATGAACCAGTTCTATTACTTCATCGCTACCCAACATTTAATTCCCCTCAATTTAGTTGTTATTACAGATTTTAATTCCTTAGTTTCAATTTCTTAGTTTCAATTTTAGTTGTTTATAAATTAATTATCTATAATCGGATATAGAGTCTAATCTGATATTAGTAGTACATCAAAACTATTTATCTTAAGTAACATCAATAGTTTATTTACATCACTCTTAATTTATTCATATTGTAGGTTTATTGTTAGAAAATGTGAAAGACACTTTAAGGCATTTTTTGCACAAACTAAGTGTAAAACTTGAAAGTTAACCTAAAGTTAACATGAAAATTAATTTACAGTAAGTTGGTAATGGTGATATCAATTGATAATACCAGTTTTAGATATAAAAGACGGACTCGCTGTTTCTGGAAAATCTGGAAACAGGGAAACATATAAACCACTTCAAACGGTTTTCCACTCTTCTTCTCATCCCTTAGAAATTGCTCGTGCTCTTTTTGATGCGGGAGCAAAGCAATTATACATTGCTGATCTAGATGCCATTGAAGGAAAAGATTATAATTGGGATTTAGTCGGCGAAATTAACCAGTTTCTCCCGGTGTTGCTTGATTGTGGGGCCAATGATATTGATTCAGTGTCTGAGGCTCTTCGAGTTGCTGATAAGGTGATAGTGGCCACAGAAACTCTAAAAAACATGGATGATCTTCATGGAATATTTTGCAGGGTTAATAGGGAACGAATCATTGTAAGTGTTGATGTGATGGATAATAAAGTCTTAAGTAAATACATGGAACTTGATTTTAACATTTTAAGGGAAAATTTAGAAAAATTACAACCCTCTCAGATAATCCTTCTGGATATTTCAAAAGTAGGAACTGAAAAAGGGATTAACTGGAAGTTAATGGATGAGTTTACCGGACTTGAATGCTCTATTATTTTAGGAGGGGGCATCACTGGGGAAGATATGTCCCAACTTGATAAAAGCAGTGTGGATAAAGTTTTAGTGGGCACTGCACTCCATCAAGGTCAAATGAAGCTTTTTTTAGGTTGATTTATTGGACACGTTTATACGATCCATTTGTGCCGCTTTTTTTTGAATATCACAACTTTTTACAAATCCACCCTTATTTTACGAACCATCCCATCAATTTACGAACCATCCCATCAATTTTTTTTAATGAATCACCAGATCAAACCTTAAATATATTAATTCTTCTGCCAAAGATATTCTATGGCTAAATTTTTGATTATAGGTCCTGTAACTCGTGACACCATTTTAAAAAGTGGTTCAAAATGTAAAGGAATTGGAGGGCCAGTCTATTATCAGGCTGGAGTTTTATCGTCACTCAAATCAGATGTCACTGCCTTGGTGACTGTGGGAAAAGATGATATTAGTTTGCTTGATTATTTTCCTCAAGATATAAAGCTAAAGCCCATATGGGGTAGAGAAACCACTCAATTTGAAAATTTCTATCCGGATGAGAATCCTAACCACCGGTTGCAGAGAGCCTGCATACCTTCCAATCCTATTGAAATCTCACACCTTTCTCAAATTGATTGGGATACATTTGATGCGGTACTGGTTTCACCTCTTTCACCACACGATGTACCTTTTAAAACCCTTAAATACATCTTTGAGCAGGGAATACCAGTGTATTTAGGGGTCCAGGGATATCTCCGTCATTTAAAAGGTCAAAAAGTAGTTTTAAAGCCACTCAATCATTATAAAAAGTTTTTAGCATGTGCAGATTTCCTTTTCCTGGATGAAGTTGAAGCAGGGGTAATAATTGGGGATTCCTCCCTTTCTTTGCATGAAATTTCCAGGAATCTTTCTCTTATGGGTCCCGGAGAAGTTATTATCACCAGAGGAGATAGAGGATCCATTATCTATTCTGGTAGGCATGATGAGACCTATCAAATCCCTGCTTTTCCCTCAAAGGAAAGGGTGGATCCAACTGGCCTTGGTGATAGTTACTTGGCGGCTTATGCATTCAGAAGGCAGGAGGTATCGGATCCCCATGAGTGTGGAATTTTTGCTTCTCTGGTATCATCTCTAAAATTGGAAAATAAAGGAGCATTTCGGGGTAATAAAAAATTAATAGAGGATAAACGTTTTGAGTCCCTATCTTTAATTCAATAGTTAAATTATTCAGTTAAAAGTTTAAAAAAAGGTTAAATTATTTGAAAAACCCGTTTAAAAAAAGTTAAACAGTTTAGATATAATTTAATACGTTAAAAGTATTTAAAAGAAAAATTTAAAAAAATTTTGACACACAACTTTAATATTCATGTACCCAAAATCACTGGCAATATCAAAAATGGTAGTAGGCCCGCGGCAAAGAATAGTACAACTCCTGCAATGGCATAATTCCTTTTCCCATCCATGATTCCGCTGCAAATCAGTATCACACTTATAAATGCAAGTATTGGGGGGATTATGTGAGAGTAAAGTAGTGATCCAAATATAACTGTATCTGCCATATATATCAAATCTCCATCTGAATTATATAAGAATTGTAATTATCATTTTTTTTATCTTTATTTTTTTATCTTTCTTATTCTATTAACCTTTAATGAAGTTCATCACTTAGTTTTAAATTAATGGGGATAAGTCCCTAAACTAATTTATATAATAAATTCTTTCAGGGCTAATACTGTATAAACCATCACTGTAGGGGTAAAATGTGTTGAGGATGGTGTGTATGTTGTAATAAACCTGGAATGCACTCTTTTTTTTGGCAGCGTATATGTTAACATTTACATCTGTGTAATTGTTGGTCAGGGCGGTGGTAGCTGCTCTGGTGGCATGGTAATAGTAAATAGGGAACTGCCTGTACTTCAGGTTGGGATATTTCTCTTTCATCTTCTGCATTCCCTGCTGACAGGCCAGATGGTCACCATTCCCATCTCCAGTTGTGGTGTAGAAAACAGTGTAACCTTCCTTAAGATATAAATTTTCCATGGTGGTGAATACCACCTCTGAGTTTAAGGCACCATCATCAAAGCTCTGTATATTGTAATTACTACAACCAAAAATGCCCATAACTTGTTTAAAAGAGTCTTCTCTTATTAATTTCTTTTTGTCTGCGGAACTAGCATTGGCAGGAATTGCTACCTTGTAGTAGTTAGTTACAGTGAGTAATTGGGAGGTTACAGCATCACCGGAAGTCATAAGCTCAAAGTGAACTGTAGATCCATTTGCCATGATCCTCTGGATGGTTCCTCCGGCACCAATGGTTTCATCATCTGGGTGGGGTATTATAAATGCCACTTTCTCAGGTGAAGATGCATTAGCTGTTGCATTCTGGTTTCCAGTGTTATTTGTATCGGTTGAATTGTTACTGCTAACTGAGAATATTGGGAATAATGCAATAAATAAAATCAATGGTATTGCCAGGATTAAAATGATGAATGTTTTTTTCATATTCATAACCTTGATCTGATGTATATCTAAATTTATAATCTATCTAGAGCTAATTAAATATAAATAGGTTATTATATTTCCTTTTATTAAATCTATCTTGTTTTAAGGATTGGATGTTTGTCCTTAGATGTTAGTTTACTTATTTTAGAAAAATAAAAAGGTGGTTTAAAAAAGATTTTTTTAAGATCTTTTTTTACAGGTTATAATGGGTCTACAGCGCTTAAATTGCAGTGAACGTACCTTTCTGCTGA
Coding sequences:
- a CDS encoding putative transporter (PFAM: Predicted transporter (DUF2162)) codes for the protein MMDLLWQLGILSVVMVFGIKIGLAMGFAGLSKKVTAAIILGYGGGILLLTYIAGNFIDQVQRFVYAYSSVLGIAMAALILYAGFHTLKEWKIHKKDSITATCMAMIAPCPCCFGAAVAAIIIAAPMIGASAFAVGEYAAIFLMITMTVCYLISGLLGKALNKPYPVLLGNFMLFAGFYFLTSAIVIPNISTVLTQQMSPVEIPDIWTFVYALITIIVLAVAGYYISRKRSPFLDQSSTTNQK
- a CDS encoding biopolymer transport protein (PFAM: MotA/TolQ/ExbB proton channel family) encodes the protein MVAIPGSEMLSSALHVISQSLLIPVIVGLLAFMLYAIISFGGLISEYTNRIRISTDEIEKIISDFTNNGTSEGIKEVMDKSSVPNNYKAIIIKIASHPELGSKSREALARKLIEKEEAMAAKSLEKTDIVTRLGPTLGLMGTLIPMGPGLAALGSGDVNTLANAIIIAFDTTVVGLAAGAIAYVISKVRRRWYEEYLSNLDALCEAALEVMNHGKAQTPSYAR
- a CDS encoding hypothetical protein (PFAM: Uncharacterized conserved protein (DUF2149)) is translated as MVRRRHRRMLDDSQGEDPSAGSANLVDAMLVLAVGFLIFLVMSWNMQNVVFANMTQDERQQTMEAMKQVAEINQGSELNDTPQTESGSGQGYAKKGTVYQDPNTGKLIMVQG
- a CDS encoding glutamine synthetase (PFAM: Glutamine synthetase, catalytic domain; Glutamine synthetase, beta-Grasp domain~TIGRFAM: glutamine synthetase, type I), with the protein product MLGSDEVIELVHEKDVEFIRLWFTDINGILKSFAITNEELENALDRGMGFDGSSITGFQDVEESDMIAMPDPETFAILPWRPQEKSVARMICDILKPNGQPYEGDPRYVLKRALEKMEKMGFDHFYVGPELEYFYFKSPEKPEPLDTGGYFDLTPLDLASDLRRDTVLALKKLGIRVEYSHHEAAVSQHEIDIRYDDALRMADNMVTYRLTVKEIATKHGVYATFMPKPLNDEYGSGMHTHQSLFNGDKNVFFDHDDPYHLSEYARSYLGGVLKYSKEITSILNPWVNSYKRLVPGFEAPVYIAWSRSNRSALVRVPQYQPGREEATRIEIRCPDPSGNPYLQLAVTLMAGLSGIEEKCNLPEPMELNLYDLNEEQRVRKGIETLPSSLQEAIGYTEKSELMRETLGPHSFKRFITLKKMEYAEFNRQVTDYEIKKYYPLL
- a CDS encoding hisA/hisF family protein (PFAM: Histidine biosynthesis protein~TIGRFAM: hisA/hisF family protein), with translation MIIPVLDIKDGLAVSGKSGNRETYKPLQTVFHSSSHPLEIARALFDAGAKQLYIADLDAIEGKDYNWDLVGEINQFLPVLLDCGANDIDSVSEALRVADKVIVATETLKNMDDLHGIFCRVNRERIIVSVDVMDNKVLSKYMELDFNILRENLEKLQPSQIILLDISKVGTEKGINWKLMDEFTGLECSIILGGGITGEDMSQLDKSSVDKVLVGTALHQGQMKLFLG
- a CDS encoding sugar kinase, ribokinase (PFAM: pfkB family carbohydrate kinase), whose translation is MAKFLIIGPVTRDTILKSGSKCKGIGGPVYYQAGVLSSLKSDVTALVTVGKDDISLLDYFPQDIKLKPIWGRETTQFENFYPDENPNHRLQRACIPSNPIEISHLSQIDWDTFDAVLVSPLSPHDVPFKTLKYIFEQGIPVYLGVQGYLRHLKGQKVVLKPLNHYKKFLACADFLFLDEVEAGVIIGDSSLSLHEISRNLSLMGPGEVIITRGDRGSIIYSGRHDETYQIPAFPSKERVDPTGLGDSYLAAYAFRRQEVSDPHECGIFASLVSSLKLENKGAFRGNKKLIEDKRFESLSLIQ
- a CDS encoding putative LmbE-like protein (PFAM: GlcNAc-PI de-N-acetylase), whose product is MKKTFIILILAIPLILFIALFPIFSVSSNNSTDTNNTGNQNATANASSPEKVAFIIPHPDDETIGAGGTIQRIMANGSTVHFELMTSGDAVTSQLLTVTNYYKVAIPANASSADKKKLIREDSFKQVMGIFGCSNYNIQSFDDGALNSEVVFTTMENLYLKEGYTVFYTTTGDGNGDHLACQQGMQKMKEKYPNLKYRQFPIYYYHATRAATTALTNNYTDVNVNIYAAKKKSAFQVYYNIHTILNTFYPYSDGLYSISPERIYYIN